The following proteins come from a genomic window of Maribacter sp. HTCC2170:
- a CDS encoding NUDIX hydrolase N-terminal domain-containing protein, whose protein sequence is MKEYQNLELIKRIKALADTGLVYAKDDYDKERYEELRGISLELLSNVSDQPLTMLNDFFMPERDYPTAKVDVRGFVMNDKNEILMAKEQIDGHWTIPGGWADVGYTPSEVVTKEIEEETGLSCSVVRLLAIYDKRMHPHPPQPFYVYKLVFLCKVENGGLKPGFDMAGAAFYRIDDLPELSKDRILESQINQLYNMVIENDKNVHFD, encoded by the coding sequence ATGAAAGAGTATCAAAATCTTGAGCTTATTAAAAGGATAAAGGCTTTGGCTGATACAGGTCTGGTATACGCCAAAGATGACTATGATAAAGAGCGTTATGAGGAGCTTCGCGGAATAAGTTTGGAACTTTTGAGCAATGTTTCTGACCAACCGCTGACAATGCTTAATGACTTTTTTATGCCTGAAAGGGATTATCCCACGGCCAAGGTAGATGTAAGGGGCTTCGTGATGAATGATAAGAATGAAATTCTAATGGCCAAGGAGCAAATTGACGGGCATTGGACAATTCCAGGAGGTTGGGCAGATGTGGGCTATACGCCTTCAGAGGTAGTCACAAAAGAAATTGAGGAGGAAACTGGTCTTAGTTGCTCAGTTGTACGCTTGTTGGCTATTTATGATAAGCGAATGCATCCACACCCACCTCAACCATTTTATGTCTACAAATTGGTTTTTCTATGTAAGGTAGAGAATGGAGGTTTGAAACCTGGTTTTGACATGGCTGGTGCAGCATTTTACAGGATTGATGATTTGCCTGAATTATCTAAAGACAGAATTTTAGAATCTCAAATAAACCAATTGTACAATATGGTAATAGAAAACGATAAAAATGTTCATTTTGATTGA
- a CDS encoding amidohydrolase has translation MKNQKLNIALVQTSLVWEDPEENRENLSNKIDKLPFETDLIVLPEMFITGFTMNPQNIDDSEGPKTVEWMLDEAKKAQSAIVGSIPFFENGFYVNRLYFVEPNGTIYHYDKRHTFTLAGEDQVYKAGNKHLIIDYKAFRINPMICYDLRFPVWARNTEDYDVLIYVANWPKPRVTAWDTLLKARAIENMAYCIGVNRCGQDEAGYVYSGHSALYNSLGEQLVFSEEETVLFATLDKAHIVNTRNKLKFLEDRDTFSLKL, from the coding sequence ATGAAAAACCAAAAACTCAATATTGCCCTGGTACAGACCAGTTTGGTTTGGGAAGATCCTGAAGAAAACAGAGAAAATCTGTCAAACAAAATAGACAAATTGCCGTTCGAAACAGATTTAATAGTTCTGCCTGAAATGTTCATCACTGGCTTTACCATGAACCCTCAGAATATTGATGATTCTGAAGGCCCAAAGACGGTAGAGTGGATGCTGGATGAAGCAAAAAAAGCCCAGTCAGCAATTGTGGGTAGTATTCCCTTTTTTGAAAATGGATTTTATGTGAATAGGCTGTATTTCGTTGAGCCAAATGGGACAATTTACCATTATGACAAGCGTCATACCTTTACTTTGGCCGGTGAAGACCAAGTTTATAAAGCTGGGAACAAACATCTAATTATTGATTATAAGGCTTTCAGAATCAACCCTATGATATGTTATGATTTGCGTTTCCCGGTCTGGGCTAGAAACACCGAAGATTATGATGTTTTGATTTACGTTGCCAATTGGCCAAAACCTCGAGTAACTGCCTGGGACACTTTATTAAAGGCGAGGGCTATTGAGAATATGGCTTATTGTATTGGGGTTAATCGTTGTGGTCAAGATGAAGCTGGCTATGTTTATTCTGGCCATTCTGCTTTATATAACAGTCTTGGTGAACAACTCGTATTCTCAGAAGAGGAAACCGTTCTTTTTGCTACCTTGGATAAAGCGCATATTGTGAACACAAGGAATAAATTAAAATTTTTGGAGGACAGGGATACGTTTAGTTTGAAATTGTAA
- a CDS encoding Ig-like domain-containing protein, producing the protein MFKRFFAYIFLFLMATALMQCARRGRPTGGPKDIAPPVLLKAEPENMTINFNETKIRLYFDELVKLEDVQEQLIVSPPLKYLPDITPQGGANKFIEITIKDTLQENTTYTFNFGQSIVDNNEGNPNSFLTYVFSTGDYIDSLEVKGAIKDAFNQKADEFVSVMLYEIDTAYTDSTIFQKPPNYITNTLDSAVIFNLRNLKDGKYAMFALKDVSKNNLFDQNTDKIAFLKDTITIPTDSTFLLNLFKEVPNYKIPVPSLEASNKIIFGYYGDGKDIEISTLSVLPDTVKTAITKEIEKDSLNFWFTPFEMDSLIFTVKNEKLKVIDTFSVKNRKVAFDSLKLNANQTGKLSFNMPFYIGANTPLTNIDSTKISLMNKDSIPVDFSIALDSIGNKVDFEFVKEPDERYQMELLPGAIRDFFGTENDTMNIGLGTKNYSDFGILRLTMTTDISSYPLLVQLTNEKGETKQEIYAKEPQLFEFKYIEPAKYRVRVIFDANENGQWDTGNYLKQIQPEKVSYYPGIIEMRANWELDQAFTISN; encoded by the coding sequence ATGTTCAAACGCTTTTTCGCATATATTTTCCTTTTTTTAATGGCCACCGCATTAATGCAATGTGCTAGACGTGGCAGACCTACTGGAGGCCCAAAGGATATTGCCCCGCCTGTATTGTTGAAGGCAGAACCTGAAAACATGACCATTAATTTTAATGAAACTAAAATCAGGCTCTATTTTGACGAGTTGGTCAAATTAGAAGATGTTCAAGAGCAGCTTATAGTTTCACCACCACTTAAATATCTACCGGATATAACACCTCAGGGAGGAGCCAATAAATTCATTGAAATCACGATAAAAGACACACTTCAAGAGAACACTACCTATACCTTTAATTTTGGGCAAAGTATTGTAGATAACAATGAAGGCAATCCCAACAGCTTCTTGACCTATGTTTTTTCAACAGGGGATTATATAGATTCTTTGGAGGTAAAAGGGGCCATAAAAGATGCGTTTAATCAAAAAGCAGATGAATTCGTAAGTGTTATGCTTTACGAAATTGATACAGCCTATACCGATTCTACCATTTTTCAAAAACCTCCCAATTATATTACCAATACATTGGATAGTGCTGTTATTTTTAACTTAAGAAACTTAAAGGATGGTAAATATGCGATGTTCGCACTGAAAGATGTTTCCAAAAATAATTTGTTCGATCAGAACACTGATAAGATAGCCTTTCTCAAGGATACCATTACAATACCAACAGATTCAACTTTCTTACTTAATCTGTTTAAAGAAGTTCCGAATTATAAAATCCCCGTGCCTAGTCTTGAGGCATCAAACAAAATCATATTTGGATATTATGGGGATGGGAAGGATATTGAAATATCAACCCTATCGGTTCTGCCCGATACTGTAAAAACGGCAATTACAAAAGAGATTGAAAAAGATTCATTGAATTTTTGGTTTACTCCTTTTGAAATGGATTCCCTAATTTTTACCGTCAAGAATGAAAAGCTAAAGGTCATAGACACTTTTTCAGTAAAAAATAGAAAAGTTGCTTTCGATTCTCTCAAATTGAATGCCAATCAAACAGGTAAACTTAGCTTTAATATGCCTTTTTATATAGGAGCAAATACACCATTGACCAACATTGATTCAACTAAAATAAGCTTGATGAACAAGGACTCCATTCCAGTTGATTTCTCAATTGCCTTGGACAGTATTGGCAACAAGGTCGATTTTGAATTTGTGAAAGAACCTGATGAAAGATATCAAATGGAATTACTCCCCGGTGCAATACGTGATTTCTTTGGCACTGAAAACGACACCATGAATATTGGACTTGGAACCAAAAACTATTCTGATTTTGGCATACTTAGATTGACGATGACAACAGATATCAGTAGCTATCCTTTGCTTGTTCAATTGACCAATGAAAAAGGAGAGACAAAGCAAGAAATATATGCCAAAGAACCTCAGCTATTCGAATTCAAATATATAGAGCCCGCAAAATATAGAGTTCGTGTAATTTTTGATGCAAATGAAAATGGCCAATGGGACACGGGTAATTATTTAAAACAAATTCAACCTGAAAAAGTGAGTTATTACCCAGGCATTATTGAAATGAGAGCCAATTGGGAATTAGATCAGGCCTTTACAATTTCAAACTAA
- a CDS encoding ComF family protein: MYSKLSNILNDINSVLLPRACFGCNARLNRGENQLCTVCRNQLPLTEYTFNVENAVDRIFFGRTTIKKANSFLFFVENGIVKNLLHHLKYRNQEQIGTFLGDWHGQIIAKNNFIDKIDYVIPVPLHHKKLKRRGYNQVSLFGKQLALHLKAEFLENGLIKTSNTKTQTKKTRIGRWQNNKALYMLNKPELITNKNILLVDDVITTGATMEICAQTLGEAKGVTIFITSMAVVPLT, encoded by the coding sequence TTGTACTCTAAGCTTTCAAATATACTAAATGATATCAACTCAGTCCTGCTACCTAGGGCGTGTTTTGGATGTAATGCACGATTAAATAGAGGAGAGAACCAGCTGTGTACCGTTTGTCGAAACCAATTGCCGCTCACCGAATATACTTTTAACGTTGAAAATGCCGTTGACCGTATTTTTTTTGGACGAACTACCATAAAAAAAGCAAATTCTTTTCTTTTTTTCGTCGAAAATGGCATTGTTAAAAACCTATTACACCATTTAAAATATAGAAATCAAGAACAGATTGGTACTTTTTTGGGAGATTGGCACGGCCAAATCATTGCAAAAAACAATTTCATTGATAAAATTGATTACGTGATTCCGGTACCCTTGCATCATAAAAAATTGAAAAGAAGGGGGTATAACCAGGTTTCTTTATTCGGAAAACAACTCGCACTTCATCTTAAAGCCGAATTTCTTGAAAATGGACTTATAAAAACGTCAAATACCAAAACACAGACCAAAAAAACACGAATTGGACGTTGGCAAAATAATAAAGCACTTTACATGCTTAACAAACCAGAACTTATAACGAACAAGAATATACTTCTGGTAGACGATGTAATCACCACCGGAGCGACCATGGAAATCTGTGCTCAAACCCTTGGTGAAGCCAAAGGTGTCACCATCTTTATCACCAGTATGGCCGTTGTTCCATTAACCTAG
- a CDS encoding glycine--tRNA ligase — MAKQEDDFKKVISHAKEYGYVFQSSEIYDGLSAVYDYAQNGAELKKNIREYWWKAMVQLNENIIGIDAAIFMHPTIWKASGHVDAFNDPLIDNKDSKKRYRADVLVEDYVAKIEGKIEKEVTKAAKRFGDSFDKEQFLATNQRVVAYQEKANGILKRLGKSLENEDLADVKSLIEELDIACPMSGSKNWTDVKQFNLMFGTKLGASAESAMDLYLRPETAQGIFVNFLNVQKTGRMKIPFGIAQTGKAFRNEIVARQFIFRMREFEQMEMQFFIRPGSQKEWYEKWKETRLKWHLSLGMGEENYRFHDHEKLAHYADAAADIEFRFPFGFKELEGIHSRTDFDLSQHEKFSGKKLQYFDPELKENYVPYVVETSIGLDRMFLAVFSKSLKEEELENGSTRTVLKLPAVLAPTKAAVLPLVKKDGLPEIAHKIIDDLKWDFNVIYDGKDAVGRRYRRQDAAGTPFCITVDHQTIEDQTVTIRHRDTMKQSRVDIADLKGIIDKEVGMKSWLQKME; from the coding sequence ATGGCAAAACAAGAAGACGATTTCAAGAAAGTAATTTCGCATGCAAAAGAGTACGGTTATGTATTTCAGTCAAGTGAAATTTATGATGGATTAAGCGCCGTTTATGATTATGCACAGAACGGGGCAGAACTCAAAAAGAACATAAGGGAATATTGGTGGAAAGCCATGGTGCAACTCAATGAGAATATCATTGGTATTGATGCCGCTATTTTTATGCACCCAACAATTTGGAAAGCCTCGGGCCACGTTGATGCTTTCAATGATCCATTAATCGATAATAAAGATTCCAAAAAAAGATACCGTGCCGATGTTTTGGTAGAGGATTATGTTGCCAAGATAGAAGGTAAGATCGAAAAGGAAGTTACCAAAGCTGCAAAGCGTTTTGGTGATTCTTTTGATAAAGAGCAGTTTTTGGCCACCAACCAACGTGTAGTTGCCTACCAAGAAAAAGCAAACGGGATTTTAAAAAGGTTAGGAAAATCTTTAGAGAACGAAGATCTGGCTGATGTTAAAAGCCTAATAGAAGAGTTGGATATTGCATGCCCAATGTCTGGATCTAAAAACTGGACTGATGTTAAGCAGTTTAATTTAATGTTCGGTACAAAATTAGGTGCCTCTGCCGAAAGTGCCATGGATTTGTACTTAAGACCGGAAACCGCTCAAGGGATATTTGTGAACTTCTTGAATGTTCAAAAAACAGGAAGGATGAAAATTCCGTTTGGGATTGCACAGACAGGCAAGGCCTTTAGAAATGAAATCGTTGCCAGACAGTTTATCTTTAGAATGCGTGAGTTTGAACAAATGGAGATGCAATTCTTCATTCGCCCAGGATCACAGAAAGAATGGTATGAAAAATGGAAAGAGACACGTTTAAAATGGCATTTGTCATTGGGAATGGGTGAGGAGAATTACCGCTTTCATGATCACGAGAAACTAGCACATTATGCAGATGCAGCTGCAGATATAGAGTTCAGGTTCCCATTTGGCTTTAAAGAATTGGAGGGAATTCATTCAAGAACCGATTTTGATCTAAGCCAACATGAGAAGTTTTCGGGTAAAAAATTGCAGTATTTTGATCCAGAGTTAAAAGAGAATTATGTGCCCTATGTGGTTGAGACCTCTATAGGTTTGGACCGTATGTTCCTTGCTGTTTTCTCAAAATCTCTGAAAGAGGAAGAACTTGAAAATGGCTCAACAAGAACAGTTCTCAAATTACCAGCCGTTTTAGCACCGACCAAAGCAGCAGTATTGCCTTTGGTGAAAAAAGACGGGCTTCCTGAAATTGCACATAAAATCATAGATGATTTGAAATGGGACTTCAACGTAATTTATGATGGGAAGGATGCAGTTGGGCGTCGTTATAGAAGACAAGACGCAGCGGGAACCCCGTTTTGTATTACCGTTGACCACCAAACTATAGAAGATCAGACTGTTACCATTCGCCATCGCGATACTATGAAGCAAAGTCGTGTTGACATTGCAGACCTAAAAGGTATTATTGACAAGGAGGTTGGTATGAAGTCCTGGTTACAAAAAATGGAATAA
- a CDS encoding DUF1772 domain-containing protein — MTDILILLIILIMGAQFGVALTSSIIVHPILKMVSRSTAIEVFKPFFDKTHKAVLWMSIVVSILALVLSYTSGNWWWFGISLLMHLNGPYTIFFMMPTNRRLMAEGVDSNSEQTKTDLLNWGNLHAVRTIWNGLIFLAFIILQVYTF; from the coding sequence ATGACAGACATATTGATTTTACTTATCATTCTAATTATGGGTGCCCAATTTGGAGTTGCCCTCACATCTTCAATTATAGTGCATCCGATTTTAAAAATGGTTAGCCGTTCGACTGCAATTGAAGTTTTTAAGCCCTTTTTCGACAAAACCCATAAGGCAGTTCTATGGATGTCAATTGTAGTCAGTATTTTGGCTTTGGTACTTTCTTATACCAGTGGGAACTGGTGGTGGTTTGGTATTTCACTACTTATGCACCTCAACGGGCCATATACAATATTTTTTATGATGCCCACCAATAGACGGTTAATGGCAGAGGGTGTTGACTCCAACTCTGAACAAACCAAAACAGATTTATTGAATTGGGGAAATTTACATGCAGTTAGAACTATCTGGAACGGATTGATTTTTCTTGCCTTTATAATACTCCAAGTATATACATTCTAG
- a CDS encoding cytochrome b codes for MNDLTKKFSKGTIAIHWLTALLILTLFPLGKYMEGLEPAEKMGLIKIHAILGIIVFVLTLIRSYLFFKSPRPEDLKTGSKFNDRLAIWIHNAFYFLLLGISISGLAVMILGGYGDALSSGNIEAIKSHDEIGPLKPHGLMAVIMMVLMVLHVVGVIKHYILTKENTLKRIF; via the coding sequence ATGAATGATTTAACAAAAAAATTTAGCAAAGGAACCATAGCCATTCATTGGTTAACGGCATTATTGATACTTACATTGTTTCCATTAGGCAAATACATGGAAGGGCTTGAGCCAGCTGAAAAAATGGGTTTAATTAAAATCCATGCAATACTTGGAATAATCGTATTTGTTCTCACATTGATCAGAAGTTATTTATTCTTTAAATCTCCTAGGCCCGAGGATTTAAAGACCGGATCAAAGTTCAATGATAGGCTAGCCATATGGATTCATAATGCGTTTTATTTCTTACTCTTGGGAATCTCAATTTCTGGTCTTGCAGTAATGATTTTAGGAGGATATGGCGATGCGTTAAGTAGTGGAAATATCGAGGCTATTAAGTCACATGATGAGATTGGACCATTAAAACCGCATGGGTTAATGGCGGTAATCATGATGGTCTTGATGGTCTTACATGTAGTTGGGGTTATCAAACACTATATTTTGACTAAGGAAAATACCTTAAAAAGAATTTTTTAA